One Algoriphagus sp. Y33 genomic window, TGGATGAGATCGGTGACTTGGCAAGCGATTCTGCTGACTATTTGGATGGATTGAAATCACTTCAGCTCGCAGAGAGAAAAGACCTTATTCGGCGTGGACTTGATGCTATCAAACCGGCAGAATCGGCTGTGCTTACATTATTTTATCTTGAGGAGCAAAGTATAAAAGAAATTGAAGAAATTGTGGGTTTAACAAGTTCGCACGTAAAGATCCTTTTGCATAGAGGAAGAAAAAATCTTCTGGACGCATTACGAAATATTACAAACAGTGAATTAATTCATCTGCTATGAAAAATCTACGAGAGGAAGACGAATACATCAGACAGTTCATCTCAGAACTTGGAATCGAAAAGCCATCTGTAGGCTTCCATAAATCTATATTAGAAAAGCTAAATCCAAAACAAACACTATCTACCTATAGACCTGTGGTCTCATCCTTTGCCTGGAAATTAATAAGCAGCGCTATTGTTGCCTTAGTCTTATATGTAATTCTATTCTTGCCCGGTGGGGGAGCTACTCCTTTGGCTGATCAAATCACGGGGATTTATATTCCTCAAGTAATTATTTCACTGCCAAAAATTTCTATCCCTGAACTAGACCTCTCTCCGATTGTCATCCAATCCTTGATAGTATTTATTCTGTTGGCAGGCCTATCTGCTATCACTACACTTAAAAAAATAAAAATATCTTAGCTTATCCAAACAAAATAAAAAAGGCAGCTGATCAGCTGCCTTTTTTCTGTGCATGAGACGATCTTATCCTCTCAACCAGTTGATAAAAGTCTGGTAACCCACACCGATTTCTCTAGCAAATGCCGCTTTGGTCTTCTTACCTGCAGCCTCTACTTTTTTCCACTCTTCAACAATTTTGCTTTTTTCAGCATCGCTGAATGATCTCCTTTTGGCAGCCTTGGGAGCGGCACTGTTGCCGGTTACC contains:
- a CDS encoding RNA polymerase sigma factor — encoded protein: MRFKEDHHYIEKTLQGNMNAYGQLILKHEKHVFTLALRILKNREEAQEAAQDAFMKAFHALKTFQRNSKFTTWLYKIAYNEALGRLRKSKNHAIQLDEIGDLASDSADYLDGLKSLQLAERKDLIRRGLDAIKPAESAVLTLFYLEEQSIKEIEEIVGLTSSHVKILLHRGRKNLLDALRNITNSELIHLL